The Oncorhynchus tshawytscha isolate Ot180627B linkage group LG02, Otsh_v2.0, whole genome shotgun sequence genome contains the following window.
GTCATTACAACCACCTTAGGAGTTGGCCATTACAGATCTGTGTCAAACAGGCAAAAACAACATCCAAGGACCATGTTCATTGATTGCATTGATCTAAAGAATGTAGCCTACATGTGGTCTATTTTAGGAGCATGTGAATTCTTTATGTCAACATCGTTTTGACCACATCTGTCAGTGTAGTTGAACTCACTTGATACAGTGACGTCTTGCTTTCATTCTTTAACATATGACAGTCGGTGTAAGTAGATTGGTGTGAGCTTGTTTTGATAAGTCAGGCTAAGAAGCCCCTggagactagaggtcgacagattaatcggaatggccgattaattagggggcgagttcaagttttcataacaatcgaaaatctgtatttttgggcgccgatttgacggtttttatttatttattatacctttatttaactaggcaagtcagttaaggacacattcttattatcaatgagggcctaggaacggtgggttaactgcctcgttcaggggcagaacgacagattttcaccttgtcagctcgggggatacaatctagcaaccttacagttaactagtccaacgctataacgacctgcctctctctcgttgcacccCACacggagactgcctgttacgcgaatgcagaaagccaaggtaagttgctagctagcattaaacttatcttataaaaaacaattaatcataatcactagttaactacacatggttgatgatattactagatattatctagcgtgtcctgcgttgcatattaTCTGACTGagcaagcatacaagtatctaagtatctgactgagcgatggtcgGAAGAAGCAGGcgctttcgtgcgttttgccagcagctcttcgttgtgtgtcaagcattgcgctgtttatgacttcaagcctaccaactcctgagatgaggctggtgtaactgaactgaaatggctagctagttagcgcgcactaatagagtttcaaacgtcactcgctctgagccttctagtagttgttccccttgctttgcatgggtaacgctgcttcgatggtggctgttgtcgttgtgttgctggttcgagcccagggaggagagggacggaagctatactgttacactggcaatactaaagtgcctataagaacatccaatagtcaaaggttagtgaaatacaaatggtatagagggaaatagtcctataataactaccacctaaaacttcttacctgggaatattgaagactcatgttaaaaggaaccaccagctttcatttgTTCTCATATTCTgggcaaggaactgaaacgttagctttcttacatagcacatattgcacttttactttcttctccaacactttgtttttgcattatttaaaccaaattgaacatgtttcattatttacttgaggctaaattgattttattgatctattatattaggttaaaataattctattgttgtaattgtcattattagaaattaaaaatgaaaaaaatcgTCCGATCAATCGGGAGCGGctgttttggtcctccaataatcggtatcggcgttgaaaaatcataatcggtcgacctctactggaGACCAATGGTTCTGAGAAACTGACTGTGTTTGATTGGTCTGTATTTAGAACAACCCCTCTGGTGGTTCCCTCAATGCTAAGGAACACAGCCCCTGCTCCTCTGACCTCAATCGTTTTTTTTAGTTCTGCACCTTTTTTGGTTCTTCCGATCAGGGAACCTTTCTGCATTTTAGTTCATTGTTTGTTGCCTTGTGTGAAGTCATAGCAGCATTTCATAGTAATTGATGAGATGCTGTCATCCTTTTATTTGAGTAGAATATACTACATCTGAGAAGAAACCACATGCGAGGAGTAGCGATTTAACGGAACTATTTATTTGCCAACAATATTGGTTGtaccattcctcctctctctccctctcttcttcctcttcccctctctctctcgccacagACATGGCTGAGGACGATTTGACTCCGGAGCAGCTCGCAGCCATCGCTGCGGAAAATGACGTGGGCGAGACGGTCAACTACAAGCCCCCGGCCCAGAAGACCCTGCAGGAGATCCAGGAGCTGGACCAGGATGACGAGAGCCTCCGGAAGTACAAGGAGGTTCTGCTAGGAGCCGGCGCTGCTGCTGTcgctggtgagtgtgtgtgtgtcatttctcTCTCAATACTTGTTTGTATGCGTGTCTGCCTGGCGCCTGCTTAGTATCTTTACGGGTCAATAAGACACTGCTTAGATCTGGGAAAAGGCTATAGCTAATGCCCAGAGACTGTTTATCTCAGAATAAACTAATGCTTCTTTAATGTTGGGGCCCTTCCAAATAATGGATAGCTGTCATGATTTCAGCTCTCATCTGGGTGAGACCGTTGGACAGCTGGTTATTACTGATAGTATACATGCAGTCCTCGTTCCTCAATGTTGCCTCTAAGAAAAGGGCCTCTAAGAAGTCTTGGTCTGTACAATCGATTAAAAGTTGTAATGTTTAAATGGAAGCCTAGGTAAGGGCCAGAAGTTCACATATATCAAAAATTGGATGTAATTCAGTTCAGTTGTCATTCAGACACAAATGCAGAAttatataaaaatacatttaagtgATGTCTTTGTGCTAAATGTCAGATTATAAAATATGTTTGTATTTTCACACTGAATGGCCTATTAAGTTTAAAGGTCTGAAACCTACCATTTACAAACATTACATATCATACAAACCTATGGTTAAGTAAGTAGGGTTTGAGGTTGCTATGGGTCAGTTACGTGATCCTTATGGATGTTCTTTGTCTGGTCTTGTTACAGATCCCAGCGTTCCCAACGTCCAGGTGACACGGTTGACACTGATGTGTGAGACTGCCCCGAACCCACTGACCCTGGACCTTCAAGGTGAGCTATAATGCTGTAGTACTTTGTTTACTCTAATCCCCAGAAATTGACATCTTATCGTACGAGCGTCTCAAAACATGGGGGAAATGGTTCCGAGAGTGTAACTAACTGGCGCTGACAAACTGATCTGTTAGCCCGTGTTCTAAGAAAAGACCTGCTACTGTCACCTGACTCTCTTGAGGTGAGCAGGAGACCTTGTGCTGCTGAACAGAATGACCTGAGTCATCCTGAATGACGCAGGCCAGTGCCAGTAAAAAAATGTGTGCATCATACTCGTATGTACTTGTAGTGATGATTGATCGGTCATAAACTAACACAGAAAAAGGGTTCCTGAGGAACAGTATAACACAGACACTCGTGTCAGCGGTAACATGCACTAAACAGGGAATGAATAGGAATAAATTGGGTGTCTTTTGAACATTTCAAAGCCTTACCTCATGGCCTTTCCATGTACAGCACATATGGCAAATTCTGGGGTAAAAACTGGTTCAACGCATTCCTTGTGGGGGGAATAAAGAGGAGAATACTGTATTGCTTCTGTTTCCCCAGTCCAGTTTGTTACACTGCTAGATGTTGAGCGAGAGTGCTGCTGCACAGCTAGAAGGCAGTATTAAAACCCCTGATTAAGTGTGCTAATGAGGCAGTGCCACCGCTGGGCTGAGATAATGACCCTCGCTGAGTTGTCAGAGCTGCCTAGGACTCTACATGACTGTTAAAGACATCCTGCTTTCACACTCCACACTGGGGCCTTGTGGATGGCAGTCCCCTGCTGCATGCCctagttagttagtgtgtgtgtgtgtgttggagaaaccttactgtttttttccccctcgttGTCTTTCTAACAGGAGATCTGGAGGCCTTTAAGAAGCAGTCCTTTATCCTGAAGGAGGGAGTGGAGTACAGAATAAAGATCAGCTTCAAAGTGAGAGCACAGCCAAAATAAAGGAAGCACCAACATAAAGTgccttaatagggcgttgggccaccacgaggcagaacagcttcaatgctccttggcatagattctacaaatgtctggaactctgttggagggatgtgacaccaattttccatgagaaattccataattttatgttttgttgatggtgaagGAAAACGCTGTCTTAAGCGCCGCGCctgaatctcccataagtgttcaattggtttgagatctggtgactgagacagccatggcaaatagtttacattgttttcatgctcatcaaaccattcagtgaccactcgtggcCTGTGGatggggggcattgtcatcctataggGGCATAGCCAAGGTAGCCAAAATAATCGCCGCCCAGCATTTTTATGCAAGACTcgaagcatgatgggatgttaatttctTATTGAAACCAGGAGCCACACCTGTGTgtaagcacctgctttcaatatactttgtatccctcatttactgaagtgtttccattattttggcagttacctgtacaatATGTAAGATATTGCACAAAGAATTCAACGTGATTCTCTCAAAAGAGAATCAATGTAGTTAAATTTATTTGAATGAAAGCTGTTTGTATGAAGACCCCATCAGTTaataaatgcagaagacacatttcagttgaatgcattgttgTTCAACTGGCCCGGTATCCTCCTTTCACTTTCCCCATAAAAAGACGGTGGCTATACTTTTCTCCCCCACTAGAAATCAAACACTCAGATTGTGCTGTTAATGAACTTGGCTTACCTGTAGGTATTGTATTTTTCATGGTTCAATAGGTCTTTAAATGGCCTATTTCTGTCAGATGCGCTTGCGATAAGCTAGATTGATTTTCCATGCCACTAACCATGTCTCGTTCTCTGCAGGTGAACAAGGAGATTGTTTCGGGTCTCAAGTATGTCCAGCAGACCCACAGGAAAGGAGTGAGAAGTGAGTGCTTGCTGCTTCCTATCCCTCTTGTTTGTTCCCTCCTGATCTCCATCTCAACCTCACAGGCCTTCCTCCCATACTAAATGTGGGAAATTATGCCCTAGACTCAAGCGAATGTTGACATCAACGTTGAAGTTTCCCACCGCCATCAGTTTCTGCAGATTTCTCTGTTATGGGAATGTACTAGGTGATACATTGTCATGGTTTTCAAATGTTGGTCCTAACAGAATTGAAGAGATAAGTGGCATAATGCCACATCAACACCTTTTCTTTAGACAATAAGGGAATCAGTTTAATGAAGAGCTGTAAACACTTATGGCCTGTGGAGACTACCATTGTTTAATGACGTTGACAGACGGGACTGAAATTGAGATATTGTTTCAAACCGGATGCACAAGTCAAGGCTGAAAAACAGACTCAACACTGTCAATAGGGATATTATTGAGAGATTGTTTAGATTTTTCCTGAGCAGAAAAGGGCAGGTTTGTTTGAAACTGGATGCAAGTTTAGGCACAAAACAGCCTGTTGTGTCAATTTCTTTATTCGTGAGTCGTGTTTGTGAGGCTTATTGAGAAATCGACAGATTAAAAATAAATTAGAgcaggcctcctgagtggcgcagcggtctacggcactgcagacccgggttcaatccaAGGCtatgtcacagccggccgtgaccaggagacccatgaggcggtgcgaAATTTGCCCGGTGTTGTTAGAGAAGGGTTTGGCCGACTGGGATTCCATTATCCCATTGCGTTCTAGCGACTCCTTCTggtgggccgggcacctgcaagctgactttaGTCCCCAGCTAGACAGTatgtcctccgacacattggtgcggctggcttccgggttaagcgagctgtgtcaagaagcagtgcggcttggcagggtcgtgtttcggaggatgcatggctctcgaccttcacctctcccgagtccgtaggggagttgcagcgatggggcaagactgtaactaccaattggatatcacgaaaaaggggtaaaagtttttaaaaaaatcaaTAAATTGTCGCAAAACAGTCATTAGTCATGTTTTTCATTAGTCTTGTTTATTGATAACTGTCTTCCCAGAGAGCTAGTATAGTAGTTACTAGTTACTCCTTGTTTCATTCAGTTTTCTGtttagtgcctaatgaacaccACCCTGTGTTTTTTAATCCTCCCTGGTGATTCAAACAGCCcttttctctcttgtctctgtagTTGACAAGTCAGACTACATGGTGGGGAGCTATGGGCCGAGGCCAAGTGAGTACGACTTCCTGACCCCGCTGGAGGAGGCTCCTAAAGGCATGCTGGCCCGCGGCACCTACAACATCAAGTCCAAGTTCACCGACGACGATAAGCACGACCACCTTTCCTGGGAGTGGAACCTCAACATCAAGAAAGACTGGAAAGACTAAGAAAGAGGCCTTCAAAACCAAACCCCACAACCATGTCCCCATTTCTCCATGAGTTTATTTTCTTCTACTTCATCCCATCCTCATGTCTTCAATCTTCATTCcgacccctccatccctctctcgtctctcccacGTTTCTCCCCATTTATCCGTCTgcattagtagcagcagcagaagcaACGGCCCCCTCTGTCCGTCCATCCCCCCTCTGCTTTCATTGGTTGCACAAAGTCCACCATAATTGATTCACTGTCCTCAACCTGCCAGTGCAGTCAATAATGTGGTTTTGCCGTGttttgtatatacatatatatatccacactatgagtttggaataatattgttaaaattatgataatgccctttcagtgttggagctgtttgaaaagacgaCTGccttggtgggatggagttttggccccCTGGTGACTTCACCAGttagtaaattagttaatagaccaataaagaatagttccaaacctctctgccaataacagctagttttcccttccccactgaggccactcccagacagtcctagccaaattcttgcttgagaaattgctctttgctaagaagctattttagtttttttggccatagttttcaattaaaatcacagtaaggtacttaattgttacccagaaatgaatAGATAtgtaaaaacggctgcattggacctttttaaGTCTCTCATAGCTGTACTGTGCAGGATCTGTCCTCCAACCCCCCACCCCTCATGGTGTGTCCTGCTTGAAGAGATTAAACCCCACTTTGCTCCCTAAATGGTCTTCCTGTCAGTAAGAAGTACACGTGGAAAAGCAAGTGTACAATCAACTTTTCATTTTgcctttttttttatatatatatgaatactAGTATACTGTGGCTATATTCATGTCACTGTTGATATTAATCAGCTTTTATGGTCATTCCTTCCCTGCCATCTTGTTCTGCCCCCTTTTAGCATACCTTTGCTTGCCTCCTTGCtagttgttttttttatatattttaccaAGACCTGCCTTGTTAAAGATATTCTCCTGaacttttgtattattttttgccAGTGGTTCTGAAAGTAGCACCCATGAGCCAAAAGTAGTCCCCAAAATTGCATGTGTCACaaatgtgcagatatgtgcaccacgtcattgctctctctctcgctctattgtGTTTGCGTCTTGCTAGCCGTCACTggtgaggggctgaagctcattggctgaaaCTTGAATTACTAAGGGGCTTGCCCAAGTGAGGGTGAATATAGGGAAAAAAGTTCTGGAGCATGTCTTTTAAACATACAGTGAATGAATAATGAGCTGCTTTACTTCAGCTCCTCCCACCCCCCTTAAATGTATTAACCCTTTCCTCTTACATGGGGATTGGGGCCACAGTCACCTAATGTAGCAGGTGtaaaaaaaacatctgaaactAGATCTCCTACATAagaggtattcaactcttaccctacgaggtccgcagcctgctggttttctgttgtatgtggaggaggcGTGTCGCCTTGTTAATGTCCAAAAACGGAAGTCCATTTACCCTGAAAACAGGAACTTCCAGTTGTTGGGGACTCGGCAGAGGCTAGGGCCAAGGAAGTGAAAGATATCATAACATTGGATGAAAAAAAAGGGCGTAAGTCCCCGTGCTGCCTTATACCGAAATATCAAAATAATCAGTTTAACTCACCAATAATCAGTTTACTACTCTTGCGCAGTTATCATGGTGGTGCACTAACAGATGGTGCATGACTTGGGCTGTATGTTGTATATTTCATGTGGTGCTTGCCATCAGGTAGACTCACTCAAGGGCATATTGTACTATCAACTGTTCACCATCTTAATCTCTTTGCTAGTTGTTATTCTCCCTGTAAAGTTTACACACATGCTGCTCCTGGCCTGTTTTGTCTAAACTCAACCTCCGCTAAACACAAGTAAACATGGTAGTTAGAATGAGAATAGAATACACCACCTAGAATTTACCTGTGTGTTTTTTTCCTTGCCCACCCCAGCAGGCCACATCATCATTATTAACACACTTGTGTTCCTTAGCCATGAGGCCTTATCGTCGACTTTGGTCGCGTGAAAAAGAAAGACCATgattttgtattttgttttgcCTTAATGTACATCAATCCCAAATCCAatttccctcctcccccctcactCACATTTTGTTACGACCCTTAGAGCCTGCTGTCGGAGGTCAAATGAGATGACAAGTACCAGAGAAAGCACAGGAGTAGAGAATGACTCACCGTCTGCTGCTGGAGACATTGACGGTGTTTCATCTCTCATTAGGAACAGGAGCTGGTAGGGTTAAGATATACACCTCCACAGTCAGGCCCCAGCCTTTGCCCAATGACATATTGACGGAAACATACGTTGATGGAAAAATTGTAGCATTTGCACAGAGTAGGATGTGCTAGCAGAAAATGCGTGATACTGTTTGAGTATGATAAGAGGGAGGGATTTTGGATCAGAAAGTGGAATTGACATGTACTGTACCCTAAGCATATGGATGTAAAAGTGTTTCAGATATTGTGAATGATCTTATGCTTTCCCATACATTCCTTCACACATTGTACAGTTTCAATGAAGATGCTGGCATGCTGGTGGGGTTGTATAAATATTTGATCATTTGTGATTGCTCTTCTTGGACAATAAAGATGTTGCTCAACTTGGCCTGTTGTGTACAGAGTGTCTATGGTTTTCAAGGTAGCAAAGTTGATTTGTGGGTAAAATAAGTGAAACCATTATTTCCAGTATTGATCTATTCAGCAATCACATTTGACAACTTCTCAAAATATTTGTACTAGTCACATGATCTTTTTAGGCTAGTTGCCAATCTTCAAAAACAGGCTTACATTTTTTAGAGAACGCTACCTGAGGTATAACAAAGCACAACCATGTTTTTCCATGTCTCTTAAGTTATCCCATATATGGATGGTTGTATACAATAATCCTATTGCAAAAGTGGTTAAATTGAAAGATATGGTGACACACACCCTTAACTCAAACAGTGCAGAATAATGCCTGGCTGGAGGGGGAGTGAGCCACCTAAGCTCATGTAACCCAAAATTGCAAGCTTGTGGCCTGTGTGACTGGAGCCATACACACAGCTGTCTTACCAAAATGatgcaaactaaatgctgaaagtAGGTTGCCTAGTTATTTATTCATACAAATAAAAAGGGCCAAATTCTGACCTGAGTTAAGCATGTGTAAATGGACCATAAGCTGATGgaaaatatgaacacaacatgcaacaattttaaaaggaaatcagtcataaggaaatcagtcaattgaaataaatgcaataggtgctaatctatggatttcacatgacttggtcacaaataccattaaaaaaaaggtagggagtgtcatgtctttggcatcattaaactgattaatcatgtaactgtaattaactaggaagttggggcacca
Protein-coding sequences here:
- the LOC112245606 gene encoding rho GDP-dissociation inhibitor 1-like; the protein is MAEDDLTPEQLAAIAAENDVGETVNYKPPAQKTLQEIQELDQDDESLRKYKEVLLGAGAAAVADPSVPNVQVTRLTLMCETAPNPLTLDLQGDLEAFKKQSFILKEGVEYRIKISFKVNKEIVSGLKYVQQTHRKGVRIDKSDYMVGSYGPRPSEYDFLTPLEEAPKGMLARGTYNIKSKFTDDDKHDHLSWEWNLNIKKDWKD